One window of the Granulicella arctica genome contains the following:
- a CDS encoding neuromedin U, with protein MGDSVSDRQETGTPVPKLTQAQTDDEAAKNAAQNPVAPAISLPFQNNTYYEVGPYRRAENGFVVEPVIPFKLSANWALLTRTITPIEVVPRLAPSEGVDYGLGNIQPQFYLTPIHQGKVLWGAGPQLWLPTATDSILGTNKWGGGPALAAVVHKGPWLGGALLNNQFAGLHHQHVNLMTFNPFLFYNLPRGWYVISSLVITADWTKSRSDRWTVPLGGGVGRVFKIGAQPVNARTQFLNDVRTTNGGSDWQLQTQLQLVFLPKKKVTQ; from the coding sequence GTGGGCGATTCTGTTTCCGACCGGCAAGAGACGGGGACCCCAGTTCCTAAGCTGACACAGGCGCAGACAGATGACGAGGCAGCGAAGAACGCCGCTCAGAATCCGGTTGCACCAGCCATCAGTCTGCCGTTTCAAAACAACACCTACTACGAAGTTGGCCCCTACCGTAGGGCAGAGAATGGGTTCGTCGTTGAACCGGTGATCCCCTTCAAGCTCTCGGCCAATTGGGCTCTGCTCACGCGGACCATTACCCCCATCGAAGTGGTTCCCAGGCTCGCACCCTCAGAAGGTGTGGATTATGGCCTCGGTAATATCCAGCCACAGTTTTACCTAACGCCCATTCACCAAGGAAAAGTCCTTTGGGGAGCTGGCCCACAGCTGTGGCTGCCAACGGCGACAGACTCTATCCTTGGAACCAACAAGTGGGGTGGTGGTCCAGCACTCGCTGCAGTAGTCCATAAGGGTCCGTGGCTTGGGGGAGCACTCCTGAACAATCAATTCGCGGGATTGCATCACCAACACGTTAACTTGATGACCTTCAATCCCTTCTTGTTCTATAACCTGCCGCGCGGGTGGTACGTCATATCTTCACTCGTCATTACAGCGGATTGGACCAAATCTAGAAGTGACCGTTGGACGGTTCCTTTGGGCGGTGGAGTGGGACGTGTGTTCAAGATCGGCGCTCAGCCTGTGAACGCCCGTACGCAATTCCTTAATGATGTTCGAACGACTAACGGCGGTTCGGATTGGCAGCTCCAAACTCAACTTCAACTTGTGTTTTTGCCCAAGAAGAAAGTGACGCAATAA
- a CDS encoding HdeD family acid-resistance protein, with product MFSDVLPTHRATNTKRFSAVFMVVVGVAAMFAPLATGIGVSILVGMVTILAGFAYAIFAFAARGSGTFLWRVLVSAAFTVAGLYLLTHPLLGIVTLTLLIAVIFLAEGIAELASYASLRFLPHSGILLVNAIFSLLLALLIWRNWPSSSAWAIGTLVGVNLITTGVTRLAFAPL from the coding sequence ATGTTCAGCGATGTCTTACCCACACACCGAGCGACAAACACAAAACGATTTTCCGCAGTGTTCATGGTAGTGGTGGGCGTGGCGGCTATGTTCGCTCCTTTGGCTACTGGAATCGGTGTTTCCATTCTGGTCGGTATGGTGACAATTCTGGCTGGTTTTGCCTACGCGATTTTCGCTTTTGCAGCTCGTGGATCGGGAACATTCCTCTGGCGTGTGCTAGTGAGCGCGGCCTTTACTGTAGCGGGCTTATACCTTCTTACGCATCCGTTACTAGGCATAGTGACGCTCACACTGCTGATCGCGGTGATCTTTCTTGCCGAGGGGATTGCAGAGCTTGCCTCGTACGCCAGCCTCCGATTCCTGCCGCACTCCGGCATCCTTCTCGTCAACGCCATCTTCTCGCTGCTACTTGCGTTGCTCATCTGGCGGAACTGGCCATCGAGTTCCGCATGGGCGATTGGTACCTTAGTCGGGGTCAACCTAATCACCACTGGTGTAACAAGACTCGCGTTTGCGCCTCTGTGA
- a CDS encoding CoA transferase, whose amino-acid sequence MASRIYEDPSAFDIQTALSELMQVVQLNPADTGGSISFSGQDPILPSKHRLGAIMSLGMMGASAATQILYRMRGGDAQDLSVDLRTAVAHINPLVAYKPKLSGLGYQLLFGDPRINPMSFGIYPTKDGRWYLPTAAYPMSIPPWMELLKCDLNGKAVGNAISQWNALDLEDAAAAKGMIGSMCRTPEEWLNHPQGKLLSQTPLIEIFKIGDSEPELPPLLDKMRPLSGLKVINNTHVIAGQVVGRTLAEQGAQVLHFARPEYEYDALWVDTAPGMRSAWMDLTQPATKVKAAELLKSADVFVENYRGRKLAELGFSAEAVAAIRPGIIYTSIRAFGWDGPWSQRAGFDMDANCCTGFTVDEGTEDAPKLPCTVVLNDYLAGYLTAMGTLAALILRAKFGGSYHVRTSLARFSMWYATLGILDPNYVAETLKDSSHKVIPPKGLQGMHALGEVDRLEPGITFSKTPGRWELPGGLIGVARGGSKPEWGNY is encoded by the coding sequence ATGGCATCGCGAATTTATGAAGATCCTTCCGCGTTCGATATCCAGACCGCTCTAAGCGAACTCATGCAAGTGGTGCAATTGAATCCAGCCGACACCGGCGGTTCGATCAGCTTCAGCGGACAGGATCCGATCCTGCCGAGCAAGCATAGGCTCGGAGCGATCATGAGTTTGGGCATGATGGGAGCCTCTGCGGCGACACAGATCCTGTATCGAATGCGTGGCGGTGATGCGCAAGACCTCTCGGTCGATCTGAGAACCGCGGTCGCTCACATCAACCCATTGGTGGCTTACAAACCGAAGCTCAGCGGCCTCGGATACCAACTGCTGTTCGGCGATCCGCGTATCAATCCGATGTCGTTCGGGATATATCCCACAAAGGATGGGCGCTGGTATCTCCCCACTGCCGCATATCCGATGAGCATTCCGCCATGGATGGAACTTCTGAAGTGTGATTTGAATGGAAAAGCGGTTGGTAACGCGATCTCGCAGTGGAATGCACTCGATCTAGAGGACGCTGCAGCAGCCAAAGGCATGATCGGTTCGATGTGCCGCACGCCGGAGGAATGGCTCAACCACCCTCAGGGAAAATTGCTTTCGCAGACTCCGTTGATCGAGATCTTCAAAATCGGCGATAGCGAGCCGGAGTTGCCGCCTCTACTGGATAAGATGCGTCCACTCTCCGGGCTCAAAGTGATTAACAATACGCATGTGATCGCGGGACAGGTCGTTGGTCGGACCCTGGCTGAGCAGGGCGCACAAGTACTTCATTTTGCCCGGCCTGAGTATGAGTACGACGCGCTATGGGTTGACACCGCACCGGGCATGCGGTCTGCCTGGATGGACCTTACGCAGCCGGCTACCAAAGTTAAGGCGGCGGAGCTGCTGAAGAGCGCTGATGTCTTCGTTGAAAACTACCGGGGTCGGAAGCTAGCCGAGCTTGGCTTCTCGGCCGAGGCCGTGGCGGCGATTCGACCGGGGATTATTTACACATCTATCCGTGCATTCGGATGGGACGGACCCTGGAGCCAGCGAGCCGGCTTTGATATGGATGCCAACTGCTGCACTGGATTCACTGTCGATGAGGGTACTGAAGACGCTCCAAAGCTACCTTGCACGGTGGTACTCAATGACTACCTGGCGGGTTACCTGACAGCGATGGGAACACTGGCGGCCTTGATCCTGCGCGCAAAGTTTGGGGGAAGCTACCACGTGCGGACCTCCTTGGCTCGATTCTCGATGTGGTACGCCACGCTCGGCATCTTGGACCCGAACTATGTGGCGGAAACGCTGAAAGATTCCAGTCACAAAGTCATTCCTCCCAAGGGACTTCAGGGCATGCATGCGCTGGGGGAAGTAGACAGGCTTGAGCCCGGCATCACCTTCTCGAAAACGCCGGGCCGATGGGAACTGCCCGGAGGACTCATTGGAGTCGCTCGCGGCGGTTCGAAACCAGAGTGGGGTAACTACTGA
- a CDS encoding carbohydrate porin, which translates to MNSIVKKLVITAMLLGTPALFAQEGLESLRHVAQPKDASEAAEPFGAVPTNKISLLNLAPVLAPYLNNGPVFGLPGTDAGAFARRTQLTGDWGGLRTSLAKKGLFIDLYTTSVYQEVASGGTAEGSRFVQNVQLSANYDTGRAGLWSGGLFHFTMQGRFGDSAANTFTAGTLQPQYAGLVEPGPLLGHNGYPSEYFLTQALNKKTFLIVGKISTVFFPDQTLFGSNYKYNFANFNLVKNPMTTHYYGADALAGLLAVSPAPNLVIAAGVLDPNSTADTAGKKMFDHVNVYATAIYTEAIKGKPGQISPAFNWSNNPKIDNQSPFNISSPAQAPVAIASLLDLGSPTGIDTHFKPTSYFAIVNGSQYLMVKDPAASVPGKMRSGQPLRGIGVYGRLGYAPRETNILTRVASGALYGHGLADSRPNDSYGVGYYYNNVSSPLKKDISQLSAGTAGVKDEKGVEAFYGIALTPAIRLIPSYQHIWNPIVAEVTKHEDHSDVFLVRLTMAF; encoded by the coding sequence ATGAACTCGATAGTGAAGAAGTTAGTAATAACTGCCATGCTTTTAGGCACCCCGGCGCTATTCGCCCAGGAAGGCCTTGAGAGCCTCAGACACGTCGCTCAACCAAAGGATGCATCCGAAGCTGCGGAGCCGTTTGGGGCAGTCCCAACAAACAAAATCTCTCTCTTGAACCTCGCTCCAGTCCTGGCCCCTTACCTCAACAACGGTCCGGTCTTCGGCCTTCCGGGAACAGATGCAGGCGCATTCGCTCGCAGGACACAACTCACAGGCGATTGGGGCGGCTTGCGAACGTCTCTAGCGAAGAAGGGCTTGTTCATTGATCTCTACACAACCAGCGTGTATCAGGAAGTGGCGTCCGGGGGGACGGCCGAAGGCAGCCGCTTCGTTCAGAACGTGCAGCTCTCGGCAAATTACGATACTGGACGCGCGGGTTTGTGGAGCGGTGGATTGTTCCACTTCACAATGCAAGGTCGCTTCGGTGACTCGGCAGCCAATACCTTCACGGCAGGCACCCTGCAGCCGCAGTATGCCGGACTAGTCGAACCAGGTCCCCTACTTGGTCATAATGGGTACCCGTCGGAATACTTCCTGACGCAGGCGTTAAACAAGAAGACCTTTCTGATCGTGGGCAAGATCAGCACGGTATTCTTCCCCGATCAGACGCTGTTTGGCTCGAATTACAAGTACAACTTCGCCAACTTCAATCTCGTTAAGAATCCAATGACAACACATTATTACGGGGCAGATGCACTCGCCGGTCTGTTAGCCGTGTCGCCAGCACCAAACCTGGTGATCGCTGCAGGGGTGCTCGATCCGAACAGTACTGCGGATACGGCAGGGAAGAAGATGTTCGATCACGTGAATGTGTACGCGACAGCGATCTACACGGAAGCGATCAAGGGGAAACCCGGACAAATTTCGCCTGCCTTCAACTGGTCCAACAACCCGAAAATAGACAATCAAAGTCCTTTCAACATAAGCTCGCCTGCGCAAGCCCCAGTAGCAATTGCATCCCTGCTCGATCTTGGAAGTCCCACCGGGATCGACACACATTTCAAGCCAACTAGCTATTTTGCGATTGTGAACGGGTCGCAGTATCTGATGGTAAAGGACCCGGCTGCATCAGTACCAGGCAAGATGAGGAGTGGACAGCCACTTCGCGGGATCGGTGTCTACGGGCGACTAGGCTATGCCCCTCGTGAAACGAACATCCTCACCCGAGTGGCCAGCGGAGCTTTATATGGACACGGGCTCGCAGATAGTCGTCCCAACGACAGTTACGGGGTCGGGTATTACTACAACAACGTGAGCAGTCCACTGAAGAAGGACATTTCTCAGCTTTCCGCCGGGACTGCCGGTGTCAAGGATGAGAAGGGCGTCGAAGCTTTCTATGGAATCGCACTCACACCCGCGATTCGGCTTATCCCCTCTTACCAGCACATATGGAATCCGATAGTCGCGGAGGTCACTAAACACGAGGATCATTCCGACGTATTTCTAGTCAGACTCACGATGGCCTTCTAG
- a CDS encoding DUF1269 domain-containing protein, which translates to MAELIVVGFANNIHRASGVLDELRVLDDAWILQLRDAVAVHREPTGDLHMDQSYKPTGWQGAGWGGALGLLIGATLAIPFTAGASASIAAGAIAAAALGAAAVGVTSAGLDASFWKDEFGIPEGFVEEVSRLVLPGSSAIYAIVESDENAAIVAGFQRYGGAVLRTVVSEQQRAKIERAILNASR; encoded by the coding sequence ATGGCGGAATTGATTGTAGTCGGCTTCGCAAACAACATACACCGTGCGTCAGGTGTGCTCGATGAACTGAGAGTCCTAGATGATGCGTGGATTCTTCAACTTCGTGACGCTGTCGCCGTGCATCGTGAGCCGACTGGAGACTTGCACATGGATCAAAGCTACAAGCCAACAGGTTGGCAAGGCGCTGGCTGGGGAGGAGCTCTCGGCCTCCTCATAGGGGCGACGCTGGCAATACCTTTCACCGCGGGTGCGAGTGCATCAATCGCCGCCGGGGCTATCGCAGCTGCTGCATTAGGTGCGGCCGCAGTGGGTGTTACGAGCGCGGGCTTGGATGCTTCGTTCTGGAAAGACGAGTTCGGTATTCCTGAAGGCTTTGTGGAGGAAGTGAGCAGATTGGTTCTGCCAGGAAGCTCAGCAATCTACGCGATCGTTGAGTCGGACGAGAACGCCGCGATTGTCGCGGGCTTTCAGAGGTACGGCGGAGCTGTGCTTCGAACCGTAGTTAGCGAGCAGCAAAGAGCAAAGATCGAAAGGGCAATTCTCAACGCGAGCAGATAG
- a CDS encoding patatin-like phospholipase family protein, protein MKRHKRMLSVVGPGASVMSVAALLFTAQLLGQTSVPPPAPASQMPKSTKPTRPVGRPMVGIALEGGGALGIAHVGVLQWMYEHHVPVDRITGTSMGALVGALVASGESLSDIAKLTKSDTFSTLFTTKLSLSHASFRRREDRQDMPGALTLGLKGGSVTPGNELITDDHLNAFLAERLTGYNAAALEFDDLPIPFRCVASDLTTLKPNTFRNGSLAFAVRASISIPGVFAPVRYGNDILIDGFITDNLPVDVLRDDFHPDVAISVYLGDSSFSEADAASLASVVGRALSAGSSRNVALTRPLADIEIAPAVTALFTTDYAKADALLKAGYDAAESQRDRLLPLALDDNNWKLYQADIASRRRLPPGRIDEVHVEGPNSQVSLHLAKSAADLAGKPFDPQAAANVVSDIRGEGAYDAYYDTYQKPPSENSANKFTTPQNEGVVIHWRPRYDGPPFLLISPDVVALSSNVTVAELHARFVDENFGGYGSELRSDAQVGYFTRLASEYYRPIASSRFFVQPQLRLLRQPVYIWENQKRISERQLQLAGGGLDVGETISKDLQVALQYRASTVLWQLRDGLDDSPTQHLSGMTESLAGHILYSNRTAELASPKGTRFDLTVGRLFQTTASEHAPFVLLKAKQTFTLAHLNLLSLSVDANSYFRHNVPDPLRFTLGGPLRLYASSIDEYRGTDAILTQAAYLRRIATLPTGLGQGVYVVTGYEAGNIWSPEKAAFLRQDAFGGLLLSTPLGAITLGGALGDAGHRKVFFTFGKLF, encoded by the coding sequence ATGAAAAGACACAAGAGAATGCTGAGCGTCGTGGGGCCCGGAGCAAGTGTTATGTCCGTGGCTGCATTACTCTTCACCGCTCAGTTGCTCGGCCAGACCTCCGTCCCGCCTCCGGCCCCTGCATCGCAAATGCCCAAGTCGACGAAACCCACGAGACCGGTTGGACGGCCAATGGTTGGCATAGCCCTTGAAGGAGGCGGCGCACTCGGAATTGCGCACGTGGGCGTACTCCAGTGGATGTACGAACACCATGTTCCGGTGGATCGCATAACTGGAACTAGTATGGGTGCCTTGGTTGGTGCACTTGTGGCGTCCGGCGAATCTCTATCAGATATTGCGAAGCTCACCAAGTCCGATACTTTCAGCACTCTGTTCACGACGAAGCTTTCGCTGAGTCACGCTAGCTTTCGCCGCAGAGAAGACAGGCAGGACATGCCGGGTGCTCTTACGCTTGGTCTGAAAGGCGGCAGCGTAACGCCCGGGAACGAACTTATTACCGACGATCATCTGAATGCCTTCTTGGCTGAACGATTGACCGGATACAACGCTGCGGCCCTTGAGTTTGATGATTTACCGATTCCATTTCGATGTGTCGCCTCCGATCTCACGACGCTCAAACCGAATACGTTTAGGAATGGATCCCTTGCGTTCGCTGTGCGAGCGTCAATCTCCATTCCCGGAGTTTTTGCGCCCGTCCGCTATGGCAACGACATTCTGATCGACGGTTTCATCACGGATAACTTACCCGTTGACGTGCTGCGGGACGATTTCCATCCTGATGTTGCCATATCTGTCTATCTCGGAGATTCGTCATTCTCAGAGGCCGACGCAGCTTCGCTTGCGAGCGTTGTCGGCCGAGCCCTTAGCGCAGGCTCAAGTCGCAATGTCGCGTTGACGAGACCTCTCGCGGACATTGAGATCGCGCCGGCCGTGACTGCTCTTTTCACGACGGATTATGCAAAAGCAGATGCCCTTCTCAAAGCGGGCTACGATGCTGCGGAGAGTCAGCGGGATCGTCTGTTGCCTTTGGCGTTGGACGACAACAACTGGAAACTTTACCAAGCGGATATCGCATCACGTCGTCGCCTCCCGCCAGGCCGTATCGACGAGGTCCACGTTGAAGGCCCCAACTCACAGGTGTCCCTTCACCTCGCAAAGAGTGCGGCCGATCTCGCAGGTAAGCCGTTTGATCCTCAAGCAGCGGCAAACGTCGTCTCTGACATAAGAGGAGAGGGCGCTTACGATGCGTACTACGACACCTATCAGAAGCCCCCGTCGGAGAACTCTGCTAACAAGTTCACTACGCCACAGAATGAAGGGGTCGTCATCCATTGGCGACCGCGCTACGATGGCCCTCCCTTCCTACTCATCAGTCCTGACGTTGTAGCTCTGTCATCGAATGTGACAGTCGCGGAACTGCATGCACGCTTTGTCGACGAAAACTTTGGAGGATACGGCTCTGAACTCCGATCAGACGCCCAGGTCGGATACTTTACTCGACTCGCATCGGAATATTACAGGCCCATCGCTTCTTCACGCTTCTTCGTACAGCCACAGCTGCGCCTATTGCGACAGCCTGTGTACATCTGGGAGAACCAAAAGCGCATATCCGAACGTCAGTTGCAGCTTGCTGGGGGAGGGCTTGATGTGGGTGAAACGATCAGCAAGGATCTTCAGGTCGCTCTGCAATATCGCGCGTCAACTGTCCTTTGGCAACTAAGAGATGGTTTGGATGACAGCCCAACGCAACATCTTTCCGGAATGACCGAGAGTCTGGCCGGGCACATCCTCTATAGCAATCGCACAGCAGAACTTGCCTCCCCTAAAGGAACCCGATTTGATCTCACCGTTGGTCGTCTCTTTCAGACAACAGCGAGCGAGCATGCACCCTTTGTTTTATTAAAGGCGAAGCAAACATTCACACTGGCGCACCTGAATCTGTTGAGTTTGTCCGTCGATGCAAACTCCTATTTCCGCCATAATGTCCCGGATCCTCTTCGGTTCACTCTTGGCGGCCCTCTACGCCTCTACGCATCTTCTATCGATGAGTACCGGGGGACCGATGCGATCCTTACGCAAGCAGCCTATTTGCGCCGGATAGCAACTTTGCCGACTGGCCTTGGGCAAGGGGTGTATGTAGTCACGGGATATGAAGCCGGCAACATCTGGTCACCAGAGAAAGCGGCATTTCTGAGACAAGATGCCTTCGGCGGACTTCTCCTAAGCACTCCACTTGGCGCCATCACTCTGGGCGGCGCGCTCGGAGACGCAGGTCACCGCAAGGTCTTTTTCACCTTCGGAAAACTCTTCTAG